GTGAACACGACCATGCTGGGGGCACTGATCAAAGCGACCAAGATCGTGGCGCTTGACTCGCTGGAGGAGCCGTTGAATGCGCGGTTCGGCAAGGTGGCCGCGAAGAACAGCGAAGCGATGCGGCGCGCGTATGACGAGACCGTGGTGAGCTAAAGCGGAGTCTCGTGCCATACATAAAAGGGCGAGAGGTGAGGAGAAAAGATGGGAGCGAAACAGAAGGGGTGGAAAGACCTGGAGCTCGGCTGTGTGGTCACCGAGCCGGGCAGCGCAGCGTCCACGAAGACGGGCGAGTGGCGCTCGACACGACCGATCAGAGACAATACGAAATGCATCAAGTGCGGTGCCTGTTACATCTATTGTCCCGAAGGGTGCATCAGTGAGGACGACGAGGGCTTCTTCGAGGCTGACCTCTACTATTGCAAAGGCTGTGGTATCTGCGCGCACGAGTGTCCACGCGGTGTTATCGAGATGGTA
The nucleotide sequence above comes from Methanomicrobia archaeon. Encoded proteins:
- the porD gene encoding pyruvate synthase subunit PorD (catalyzes the ferredoxin-dependent oxidative decarboxylation of pyruvate to form acetyl-CoA); the encoded protein is MGAKQKGWKDLELGCVVTEPGSAASTKTGEWRSTRPIRDNTKCIKCGACYIYCPEGCISEDDEGFFEADLYYCKGCGICAHECPRGVIEMVEEEEE